The Vespula vulgaris chromosome 17, iyVesVulg1.1, whole genome shotgun sequence genome includes a window with the following:
- the LOC127069895 gene encoding adenosine deaminase-like protein, with amino-acid sequence MDLRKFCRKLPKIELHAHLNGSLTLPTLEKIYRMTNTDNMGFEKFVQIIQAKGDLKESFKLFNVIYSLTVNPQAIYIATCDVIKDFMEDNVIYLELRSTPRHVPGHMTKTEYIDAMIQGVSASKRTCPDIIVKLLISVDRAQDYENAKENCNLAKSYAEKYPDLIIGVDLSGDPVKGNLYLDLLYEVRKAGLKVVIHCAEIPNRADTWDVLKFRPDRLGHGTCIHPNLGGTVATFDYLRKSQIPVELCLTSNIICETVSCYEDHQFKYLYESGHPISICTDDKGLYNTTLSKEFEIASTTFDLKKDDLINICKSSIECSFNSEKEKLKLLSILNDFGKKGKTLSKHP; translated from the exons ATGGATTTGCGAAAATTTTGTCGAAAATTACCAAAGATC GAATTACATGCCCATTTAAATGGTTCTCTCACTTTACCGAcattggaaaaaatatatagaatgacAAATACGGATAATATGGGATTCGAGAAATTTGTACAGATTATTCAAGCCAAGGGAGATTTGAAAGA atCTTTCAAATTATTCAACGTTATATATTCGTTAACAGTTAACCCACAAGCCATTTATATTGCTACATGTGACGTAATAAAGGATTTCATGGAggataatgttatttatttggaATTAAGAAGTACACCACGACATGTACCGGGACATATGACGAAGACGGAATATATAGATGCCATGATACAAGGTGTAAG CGCATCTAAAAGGACGTGTCCTGATATAATCGttaaattgttaatatctGTCGATCGTGCTCAAGATTACGAGAATGccaaagaaaattgtaatttagCGAAAAGTTATGCGGAAAAATATCCTGATCTGATAATTGGAGTTGATTTAAGTGGAGATCCGGTTAAAGGAAATTTGTATCTCGATCTTTTATACGAAGTACGAAAAGCTGGCCTGAAAGTTGTAATACATTGCGCtgag atCCCTAACAGAGCGGATACATGGGATGTACTTAAATTCCGTCCAGATAGATTAGGTCATGGTACTTGTATACATCCTAACCTTGGAGGAACAGTTGCCACCTTTGATTATTTACGTAAATCACAAATCCCTGTTG AACTGTGTTTGACCTCTAATATTATATGTGAAACTGTATCGTGCTACGAAGATCATCAGTTTAAATATCTGTACGAAAGTGGACATCCTATATCTATCTGC ACCGATGATAAAGGATTGTACAACACAACTTTATCCAAAGAATTTGAAATTGCGAGCACCACCTTTGATCTTAAAAAAGACGATCTCATCAATATTTGCAAATCATCGATAGAGTGTTCTTTTAATTCTGAGAAGGAGAAATTAAagttattatctattttaaacgatttcgGTAAAAAGGGGAAAACGTTGAGTAAACATccttaa
- the LOC127069882 gene encoding uncharacterized protein LOC127069882 → MRVKKVPLPLCAMEMCDDYQDDDNPIDNFVVDRKSPKENQEPIFNKQHRSIRNETFSERMDQGSICTASNQESSYDRRIEPMEDQEFPAIINQRFMPIYDHPRFPIKLPIMGNQGSKRNKHHRFPSNQRLTTTGTHEFPSDQRSIIPIENEGSTSSENEGSTSSENERSTLRAKEGSARTRNRNLAIIRDKESPRNHVSFEIGNRRSMHSKNEECILHKKQESLSQSEESLSPRSQDSEPITENDKTSSIPYNHRRVIPVSKQLMILRQMCKQKNDPARNEFLTHLCNFMARRGQPIFRMPTIAKSTLDLYDLYREVVHRGGLVEVINQNHWQEIIKNINLPTKVISIGSKLRVLYIRYLYDYECEYLNLSNKLQLFEAIESIRRKSNSTDKNENQSKSLNTEEERRQTLSSELIETSELKETQASTWHEPKQLKFNDLPCHSQHLNQEPNSSLMLPNLMSSNSDSRVIKHLPIMNKESNKNNMAKVSSLETLSSSMNPSKNHQQSVTISSKETNTDFNEHQRLNFIKPNNKNSDNLPTHSGSSTKPSLQTPSKFPSKSILNMRFDPKKETKSLNLKSSRGSLLSTNSDIPIVIDINKDDEQTSPLKKRHLDNSSATVERNLITSTPTCINIQCRNQEKETVYVCLELQGITYQGILYATNNLNQTLTTSVNNENDTTPQKLME, encoded by the exons ATGCGAGTTAAAAAGGTACCATTGCCATTGTGCGCAATGGAAATGTGTGACGATTATCAGGATGATGATAACCCCATCGATAATTTTGTAGTAGATCGTAAATCACCAAAGGAAAACCAAGAACCTATTTTCAATAAACAGCATAGATCTATaagaaatgaaacattttcgGAAAGGATGGATCAAGGATCTATATGTACAGCAAGTAATCAAGAATCGAGTTATGATCGAAGGATCGAGCCGATGGAAGATCAAGAATTTCCAGCTATCATAAATCAAAGATTTATGCCGATCTATGATCATCCAAGATTTCCAATTAAATTACCAATTATGGGAAATCAAGgatcgaaacgaaacaaacatCATAGATTCCCATCAAATCAAAGATTAACGACGACTGGAACTCACGAATTTCCATCTGATCAAAGATCTATTATACCGATTGAAAACGAAGGATCTACGTCGAGTGAAAACGAAGGATCTACGTCGagtgaaaatgaaagatcTACATTGAGAGCAAAGGAAGGATCCGCGAGGACTCGAAATCGAAATTTGGCGATAATTAGAGATAAAGAATCGCCGAGAAATCACGTATCATTCGAGATTGGAAATCGAAGATCTATGCATAGTAAAAATGAGGAATGTATCTTGCATAAAAAGCAAGAATCCTTGTCTCAAAGTGAAGAATCTCTGTCGCCTAGAAGTCAAGATTCTGAGCCGATAACCGAAAATGATAAAACTTCATCGATTCCTTATAATCATCGACGAGTCATACCCGTTTCAAAACAGCTTATGATTTTG agACAAATGTGTAAACAGAAGAATGATCCAGCTCGCAACGAATTTCTTACTCATCTATGCAATTTCATGGCTAGACGag GACAACCGATCTTTCGGATGCCGACCATAGCTAAATCAACATTGGATCTTTACGATCTATATAGAGAAGTGGTACATCGTGGTGGTCTGGTCGAGGTAATAAACCAAAACCATTGGCAAGAAATCATCAAGAATATCAATTTACCGACTAAAGTAATTTCGATTGGTTCCAAATTGCGTGTACT gTATATTAGATATCTTTACGACTACGAATGCGAATATCtcaatttatcgaataaactCCAACTCTTCGAAGCAATCGAATCTATTCGTCGAAAAAGTAATTCGACTGATAAAAACGAGAATCAATCGAAATCATTAAATACAGAGGAAGAACGGAGGCAAACACTTTCTTCTGAATTAATAGAAACAtcagaattaaaagaaacacaAGCTTCAACCTGGCATGAGCCAAAACAATTAAAGTTTAACGATTTACCATGTCATTCGCAACATCTAAATCAAGAACCGAATTCGT cGTTAATGCTGCCTAATTTGATGTCATCCAATTCTGATTCACGCGTAATTAAACACTTACCGATAATGAACAaggaatcaaataaaaataatatggcAAAAGTATCATCGTTAGAAACATTATCGTCAAGCATGAACCCATCGAAAAATCATCAACAATCTGTAACGATATCttctaaagaaacaaatacGGATTTCAATGAACATCAACGATTAAACTTTATTAAacctaataataaaaatagcgATAATCTTCCAACACATAGTGGCAGTTCTACAAAACCATCATTACAAACACCATCAAAATTTCCAtcaaaatcaatattaaatatgcGATTCgatccaaaaaaagaaacaaaaagcttAAATCTTAA aTCGTCTAGAGGTTCATTGTTATCTACCAATAGTGATATTCCAATAGTGATAGATATTAATAAGGACGATGAACAAACATCACCTCTCAAAAAAAGACATCTTGATAATAGCTCAGCCACTGTCGAACGAAATCTTATAACATCAACGCCTACTTGCATCAATATACAATGTCGaa atcaagaaaaagagaccGTATACGTCTGCCTAGAACTACAAGGTATCACTTATCAAGGAATCCTTTACGCAACGAATAACTTAAATCAGACATTAACGACATCGGTTAATAACGAAAATGACACTACACCGCAGAAATTAATGGAATga